The following proteins come from a genomic window of Miscanthus floridulus cultivar M001 chromosome 2, ASM1932011v1, whole genome shotgun sequence:
- the LOC136521993 gene encoding ARF guanine-nucleotide exchange factor GNOM-like — MGRPRMLGGASGGIDPIAEEPHHHARSPADGGLGLGPDPAALACAISAEASAVLAVMRRGLRHPRATAADDAVAEHPLVASLRALRRLAFSPSSPAAALPAAALRPFLDAVRSVDAGAAVTSASLAALHEVMSLTGPALPGAALREVVDAVDSCRFEAGAEPAAEEAVLMRMLQALLACLRAPAAPALGDQHVCTAVNTCFRVVHQAAAKSELLQRFSRHAMHELIRCVFARLPKISSADGVDAAVKPEMGGMDVNHPFGIRQMENGNGSYVSETGTSDENSADGSGLVVEPYGIPCMVEIFQFLCSLLNVVEQIGLDEDLPLFALKLINSAIELGGSSIQKHPKLLSLVQDELFRNLMQFGLSMSPLILSIVCSIALNLYHHLRTELKLQLEAFFSCIIIRLAQPRFGATYHQQEIAMEALVDFCRQKSFMVEMYANLDCDITCRNVFEELANLLSKSAFPINCPLSSMHILALEGLIAVIQGMADRIGGATSRPELLPVELDEYTPFWTVKCENFSDPRHWVKFVRQRKYVKRRLMIGADHFNRDPKKGLEFLQGTHLLPEKLDPQSVACFFRYTAGLDKNLVGDFLGNHDEFCVQVLHEFAQTFDFHEMNLDTALRLFLETFRLPGESQKIQRVLEAFSDRYYEQSPQSFANKDTALVLSYSIIMLNTDQHNMQVKKKMTEEDFIKNNRNINGGSDLPREMLSELYHSICRNEIKTTPEQGLGYFEMSPSRWIDLMRKSKSTSPYIVGDSQPFLDHDMFAVMSGPTIAAIAVVFDHSEHEVLLTCVDGFLGVAKISAFHHLEDVLDDLVVSLCKFTTLLNTSLVEEPVTAFGDDLKARLAAETLFTIANRYGDYLRTGWRNVLDCILRLHKLGLLPARVASDAADDSELSAEAVQGKAAPSAVPPSHIPMMGTPRKSSGLMGRFSQLLSLDSEEPRSQPTEQQLAAHQRTLQTIQKCRIDSIFTESKFLQPDSLLQLARALIWAAGRPQKVASSPDDEDTAVFCLELLIAITLNNRDRIVLLWQGVYEHIANIVQSTVMPCALVEKAIFGLLRICKSLLPYKENLADELLRSLQLILKLDARVADAYCENITQEVARLVKANAAHIKSQMGWRTVILLLSITARHPDASEVGFEAIVFIMTEGAHLSLANYGFCIEASRQFAESRVGLADRSVCALDLMSDSVRSLALWSQEIKATCEEGEKGLEAIREMWLKLLQALKKLSLDQREEVRNYALASLQRCLTATEEICLQSATWSHAFDLVIFSLLDDLLEISQNHSQKDYRNMEGSLVLAMKLVAKVYLQLLPDLFGLSSFCKLWLGVLSRMEKYIKIKVRGKRSDKLHEVIPDLLKNILLVMKNKGILAKRSTIGGDSLWELTWLHANNISTSLLADVFPSQEYEQQSSAGSPRGPSPVEA, encoded by the exons ATGGGTCGCCCCAGGATGCTCGGCGGCGCCAGCGGCGGCATCGACCCCATCGCCGAGGAGCCCCACCACCACGCGCGCTCCCCCGCCGacggcggcctcggcctcgggcCCGACCCGGCGGCCCTCGCCTGCGCGATctcggccgaggccagcgccgTGCTCGCTGTCATGCGGCGCGGGCTCCGGCACCCGCGCGCCACGGCGGCCGACGACGCCGTGGCCGAGCACCCGCTGGTCGCCTCCCTCCGCGCGCTCCGCCGCCTCGCCTTCTCCCCGTCGTCCCCCGCGGCCGCGCTCCCCGCCGCCGCGCTGCGGCCCTTCCTCGACGCCGTCCGCTCCGTGGACGCCGGCGCCGCCGTCACCTCCGCCTCGCTCGCCGCGCTCCACGAGGTCATGTCCCTCACGGGGCCCGCGCTCCCGGGCGCCGCGCTCCGGGAGGTCGTCGACGCCGTCGACAGCTGCCGCTTCGAGGCCGGCGCCGAGCCCGCGGCCGAGGAGGCCGTGCTCATGAGGATGCTGCAGGCGCTGCtcgcctgcctccgcgcgcccgccgcgcccgcgctcgGGGACCAGCATGTCTGCACCGCGGTCAACACCTGCTTCCGCGTCGTCCACCAGGCCGCGGCCAAGAGCGAGCTCCTGCAGCGGTTCTCGCGCCACGCGATGCACGAGCTCATCCGCTGCGTCTTCGCGCGCCTCCCAAAGATAAGCAGTGCTGATGGAGTTGACGCTGCTGTCAAACCAGAG ATGGGTGGCATGGATGTGAATCATCCTTTTGGTATCAGGCAAATGGAAAATGGCAATGGAAGCTATGTGTCCGAGACAGGTACGTCTGATGAGAATTCTGCAGATGGCAGTGGTCTTGTTGTAGAGCCTTATGGAATCCCTTGCATGGTGGAGATCTTCCAATTCCTTTGCTCTCTCCTCAATGTTGTTGAACAGATTGGCTTAGATGAAGATCTACCTTTGTTTGCTCTTAAATTGATCAATTCAGCAATTGAGCTTGGTGGGTCTTCAATTCAGAAACATCCAAAGTTGTTGTCCTTAGTGCAAGATGAGCTTTTCAGAAACTTAATGCAGTTTGGGTTGTCAATGAGTCCACTCATCCTTTCAATAGTATGCAGTATTGCATTGAACCTTTACCATCATCTCCGGACTGAGCTGAAGCTGCAGCTTGAGGCTTTTTTTTCTTGTATAATCATAAGGCTTGCACAACCTCGTTTTGGAGCAACATATCATCAGCAGGAGATTGCAATGGAAGCTCTTGTAGACTTCTGTCGACAGAAAAGTTTTATGGTGGAGATGTATGCCAATCTTGACTGTGATATAACCTGCAGGAATGTTTTTGAGGAGCTTGCAAATCTTCTATCGAAgagtgcttttcctatcaactgcCCCTTGTCTTCCATGCACATTCTTGCTCTAGAAGGTTTGATTGCTGTGATTCAGGGGATGGCTGATCGTATCGGGGGTGCAACCTCACGCCCTGAGCTCCTGCCTGTGGAGCTTGATGAATACACTCCTTTCTGGACTGTTAAGTGTGAGAACTTTTCTGATCCTCGGCATTGGGTGAAGTTTGTGCGTCAAAGGAAGTATGTCAAAAGGAGGCTAATGATTGGTGCTGATCACTTCAACAGGGACCCAAAGAAAGGTCTGGAGTTTCTTCAAGGCACTCATCTGTTGCCTGAGAAGCTTGATCCCCAGAGTGTGGCTTGTTTTTTCCGCTACACAGCTGGTTTGGATAAGAATCTTGTTGGAGATTTCCTAGGCAATCATGACGAGTTTTGTGTTCAGGTACTTCATGAGTTTGCTCAGACCTTTGATTTCCATGAGATGAACCTGGATACAGCTCTGCGTTTATTTTTGGAGACTTTccggcttcctggtgaatctcaGAAGATACAGAGGGTTCTTGAGGCCTTCTCAGATAGATACTATGAGCAGTCCCCTCAGTCTTTCGCAAACAAAGACACTGCTCTAGTGCTGTCCTATTCCATTATAATGCTGAACACTGATCAGCATAACAtgcaagtgaagaagaagatgactgaGGAGGACTTCATCAAGAACAACAGGAACATAAATGGGGGCAGTGATCTCCCACGTGAGATGTTGTCTGAGCTATACCACTCAATCTGCCGAAATGAGATTAAGACAACACCTGAGCAGGGTTTGGGATATTTTGAAATGTCTCCTAGTCGTTGGATAGACCTAATGCGGAAGTCAAAGTCTACGTCCCCATATATTGTTGGTGACTCTCAGCCTTTCCTCGACCATGATATGTTTGCTGTTATGTCTGGCCCTACTATTGCTGCCATTGCGGTGGTATTTGATCATTCAGAGCATGAAGTTCTCTTGACTTGTGTAGATGGCTTTTTGGGTGTTGCAAAGATCTCTgcatttcatcatcttgaggatGTTCTGGACgatcttgttgtttctctatgCAAATTCACCACTCTCTTGAATACTTCTTTGGTTGAGGAGCCAGTTACTGCCTTTGGAGATGACCTTAAAGCTAGGTTGGCAGCTGAGACATTATTTACTATAGCTAACAGATATGGGGATTACTTACGCACTGGATGGAGGAATGTATTGGATTGCATCCTGAGGCTGCATAAACTAGGGCTTCTCCCTGCCCGTGTTGCTAGTGATGCAGCTGATGATTCTGAGCTTTCTGCTGAAGCAGTCCAAGGAAAGGCTGCTCCTAGCGCAGTTCCCCCATCTCATATTCCAATGATGGGTACACCTCGCAAATCCTCTGGGCTTATGGGAAGATTTAGTCAGCTGCTCTCTCTTGACAGTGAAGAACCAAGATCACAACCAACGGAGCAGCAACTTGCCGCTCACCAGAGGACTCTTCAGACAATTCAGAAATGCCGCATCGATAGTATATTTACAGAGAGCAAATTCTTGCAGCCTGATTCACTATTGCAACTTGCCAGGGCTCTGATTTGGGCTGCAGGCCGACCTCAAAAGGTTGCCAGTTCGCCAGATGATGAGGATACAGCAGTTTTCTGCTTGGAACTGCTGATTGCCATAACCCTTAATAATCGAGACCGAATTGTGCTCCTCTGGCAAGGTGTATACGAGCATATTGCCAACATAGTTCAGTCCACAGTTATGCCGTGTGCTCTTGTGGAGAAAGCTATTTTTGGACTCCTGAGGATATGCAAGAGTTTACTACCATACAAGGAGAATCTTGCTGATGAATTACTGAGGTCATTGCAATTAATTCTCAAGCTCGATGCACGCGTAGCAGATGCATACTGTGAGAACATCACACAGGAGGTTGCACGGCTCGTCAAAGCAAATGCGGCACATATAAAGTCACAGATGGGCTGGAGAACAGTAATATTGCTGCTCTCCATTACAGCTCGCCATCCggatgcttccgaagttggtttTGAGGCTATCGTGTTTATCATGACAGAGGGGGCTCACCTTTCTCTAGCGAATTATGGCTTCTGCATCGAAGCGTCACGGCAGTTTGCGGAGTCTAGAGTTGGTTTAGCTGATAGGTCTGTCTGTGCCCTGGACTTGATGTCTGACTCTGTCAGAAGTCTTGCCTTGTGGTCCCAAGAGATAAAAGCAACATGTGAAGAAGGGGAGAAAGGGCTGGAGGCGATAAGGGAGATGTGGCTCAAACTGCTGCAAGCACTGAAAAAATTGAGCCTGGATCAGAGAGAGGAGGTGCGAAATTATGCGTTGGCTTCTCTCCAACGATGCCTAACAGCAACAGAAGAAATCTGCCTCCAGTCTGCGACATGGTCTCATGCCTTCGACCTTGTCATATTTTCCTTGCTTGATGACTTGCTGGAAATCAGTCAGAATCACTCCCAGAAGGACTACAGAAACATGGAAGGGTCCCTTGTGCTTGCCATGAAACTAGTTGCAAAAGTATACCTTCAACTCTTGCCGGACCTTTTTGGCCTAAGCAGTTTCTGCAAACTGTGGCTGGGAGTCCTGAGCCGGATGGAGAAGTATATCAAGATCAAGGTCCGAGGCAAGCGGAGTGACAAGCTGCATGAGGTGATCCCGGACCTGCTCAAGAACATTCTACTCGTGATGAAGAACAAGGGCATCCTTGCGAAGAGGAGCACGATTGGGGGTGACAGCTTGTGGGAGCTGACGTGGCTTCATGCGAACAACATCTCAACTAGTTTGCTGGCTGATGTTTTTCCAAGTCAGGAGTATGAGCAACAGAGCAGTGCCGGTAGCCCAAGAGGGCCCAGTCCTGTAGAGGCGTAG